The Hymenobacter chitinivorans DSM 11115 genome window below encodes:
- a CDS encoding T9SS type A sorting domain-containing protein produces the protein MRAAVFFTWAGVGLSTSVLHAQSQHPNVLISVQNSPNETSIAINPKNTQQLIAGANLNNQYTSQDGGRTWSWRTLTSPYSVWGDPCVVADTTGAFYYFHLSNPGATSYSFPFIDRLLVQRTAAASQPLSYRSYFALNPPKQQDKEWVVVDPKTNALYATWTEFDNYGSLSTRDSTRILFSKSLDQAQTWSTPQRISFYGGDAVDEDATVEGAVPAVGPNGEVYSAWAGPRGIVFNRSLDRGLTWLPKERTIVSQPGGWDYAIPGISRANGLPVTACDLSPGPYRGNLYVNWSDQRNGPSDTDVWLARSTDGGQTWGAPVRVNNDPPGRHQFFTWMTVDQKTGYLWFVFYDRRSYPDTRTDVYGARSTDGGLTFQNFRLSQSPFLPNEGTFFGDYTNITAHDNVVRPVWTRLDNTQLSVWTALIDVTVLAAKGRGALPELMLQTYPNPASHTLHLALDLPAAALTHVELRTTTGQLLRTALHQTLPAGHQQFTVPVQDLPAGIYLLDVKIGTQSLHRRVTVLH, from the coding sequence ATGCGTGCAGCTGTATTCTTTACCTGGGCCGGGGTCGGCCTTTCTACCTCGGTCCTGCACGCCCAGTCCCAGCATCCCAACGTGCTGATTAGCGTGCAGAACTCGCCCAACGAGACGAGCATTGCTATCAACCCCAAAAATACCCAGCAGCTGATTGCCGGGGCCAACCTCAACAACCAGTACACCTCCCAGGACGGGGGCCGCACCTGGAGCTGGCGCACCCTGACCTCGCCCTACTCGGTGTGGGGCGACCCGTGCGTGGTGGCCGATACCACGGGCGCGTTCTACTATTTCCACCTCTCCAACCCCGGGGCCACTTCCTACTCGTTTCCGTTTATCGACCGGCTGCTGGTGCAGCGCACCGCAGCGGCCAGTCAGCCCCTGAGCTACCGGAGCTACTTTGCCCTGAACCCGCCCAAGCAGCAGGACAAGGAATGGGTGGTGGTAGACCCCAAAACCAACGCCCTGTACGCCACTTGGACCGAATTCGACAACTACGGCAGCCTTAGCACCCGCGACAGTACCCGGATTCTGTTCTCCAAATCCCTGGACCAGGCCCAGACCTGGAGTACGCCCCAGCGCATCAGCTTCTACGGCGGCGACGCGGTGGATGAGGACGCCACCGTGGAAGGCGCCGTGCCGGCCGTGGGCCCCAACGGGGAAGTGTACTCGGCCTGGGCCGGGCCCCGGGGCATCGTCTTCAACCGCAGCCTCGACCGGGGCCTGACCTGGCTGCCCAAGGAGCGCACCATCGTGAGCCAGCCCGGCGGCTGGGATTACGCCATTCCGGGCATTTCCCGCGCCAACGGCCTGCCCGTCACGGCCTGCGACCTGAGCCCCGGCCCCTACCGCGGCAACCTGTACGTGAACTGGAGCGACCAGCGCAACGGCCCCTCCGACACCGACGTGTGGCTGGCCCGCAGCACCGACGGCGGCCAAACCTGGGGCGCCCCGGTGCGCGTGAACAACGACCCGCCGGGCCGGCACCAGTTTTTCACCTGGATGACGGTAGACCAGAAAACCGGCTACCTCTGGTTTGTCTTCTACGACCGGCGCAGCTACCCTGACACCCGCACCGACGTGTACGGGGCCCGCAGCACCGACGGGGGCCTGACTTTCCAGAACTTCCGCCTCAGCCAAAGTCCGTTTCTGCCCAACGAAGGCACCTTCTTCGGCGACTACACCAACATTACGGCCCACGACAACGTGGTGCGCCCCGTCTGGACCCGCCTCGATAATACCCAGCTCAGCGTCTGGACGGCCCTGATTGACGTGACGGTGCTGGCCGCCAAAGGCCGGGGCGCCCTGCCCGAGCTCATGCTCCAAACCTACCCCAACCCGGCCAGCCACACCCTGCACCTGGCCCTGGACCTGCCCGCCGCGGCCCTGACCCACGTGGAGCTGCGCACCACCACCGGCCAGCTGCTGCGCACGGCCTTGCACCAGACGCTACCGGCCGGCCACCAGCAGTTCACCGTGCCCGTGCAGGATCTGCCGGCGGGCATCTATCTGCTCGACGTCAAGATTGGCACCCAAAGCCTGCACCGCCGCGTGACGGTGCTGCACTAA
- a CDS encoding homogentisate 1,2-dioxygenase, with protein MAYYHRIGQIPHKRHTQFRQPDGSLYSEQLVGTLGFHGVSSLLYHIHPPTQIKKVGEPVPYAPKLLKDRPLEPSHLRTLSQTTTGGDYLQARQTLIGNADVTMSICNPTERRMDYYYKNALADEVIFVHEGSGELWSQLGIVRFEPGDYVVIPRTIIHQLHFDEGPVRLLIIESFSPVETCRRYRNHFGQLLEHSPYCERDIRPPHQLITGDVRESGDYLVKIKKEGYLHQLTYGHSPFDVVGWDGYFYPYAFSIHDFEPITGRIHQPPPVHQTFEAHNFVICSFVPRLFDYHPDSIPAPYNHSNVDSDEVLYYVAGNFMSRKGIDLASFTVHPSGIPHGPHPGTVEASIGKKETRELAVMVDTFRPLYLTEAALPYLDEKYPMSWNPDFKHEPPRSADMMD; from the coding sequence ATGGCCTACTACCATCGTATCGGTCAGATTCCGCACAAGCGCCACACCCAGTTTCGCCAGCCCGACGGCTCGCTCTACTCCGAGCAGCTGGTGGGCACCCTGGGCTTTCACGGCGTCTCGTCGCTGCTCTACCACATTCACCCGCCCACCCAAATTAAGAAGGTCGGCGAGCCGGTGCCCTACGCGCCCAAGCTGCTCAAAGACCGGCCCCTGGAGCCCAGCCACCTGCGCACCCTGAGCCAGACCACCACCGGCGGCGACTACCTGCAGGCCCGCCAAACGCTGATCGGCAACGCCGACGTGACCATGAGCATCTGCAACCCCACGGAGCGGCGCATGGACTACTACTACAAGAATGCCCTGGCCGACGAGGTGATTTTCGTGCACGAGGGCAGCGGGGAGCTGTGGAGCCAGCTGGGCATCGTGCGCTTCGAGCCCGGCGACTACGTCGTAATTCCGCGCACCATCATTCACCAGCTCCACTTCGATGAGGGACCGGTGCGGCTGCTCATCATCGAGTCGTTCAGCCCCGTCGAAACCTGCCGGCGCTACCGCAACCACTTTGGGCAGCTGCTGGAACACTCGCCCTACTGCGAGCGGGACATCCGCCCGCCCCACCAGCTCATTACCGGCGATGTGCGCGAGTCGGGCGACTACCTGGTCAAGATCAAGAAGGAAGGCTATTTGCACCAGCTCACCTACGGCCACTCGCCCTTCGACGTGGTGGGCTGGGACGGATATTTCTACCCCTACGCCTTCAGTATTCATGATTTTGAGCCGATAACGGGCCGCATTCACCAGCCCCCACCCGTGCACCAGACCTTTGAGGCGCACAACTTCGTCATCTGCTCCTTCGTGCCCCGCCTGTTCGACTACCACCCCGACAGCATCCCGGCGCCCTACAACCACAGCAACGTGGACTCCGACGAGGTGCTGTACTACGTGGCCGGCAATTTTATGTCGCGCAAGGGTATTGATCTGGCCTCGTTTACGGTGCATCCCAGCGGCATTCCGCACGGGCCGCACCCGGGCACGGTGGAAGCCAGCATCGGCAAAAAAGAAACCCGCGAGCTGGCCGTCATGGTCGACACGTTCCGGCCCTTGTACCTGACCGAAGCGGCCCTGCCTTACCTGGATGAGAAGTACCCGATGAGCTGGAACCCCGACTTCAAGCACGAGCCGCCCCGCTCGGCCGACATGATGGACTAG
- a CDS encoding energy transducer TonB, whose amino-acid sequence MLALPLLNVRLNACSEDWQQMTPTAQGRHCRSCDREVVDLTAATHADLLVARAASPDGRVCGRLRREQLAPAPRLGARLRRFVVALVLVCGLGLTSGEAWAQVRKATTAHKPAARKPVTRKPPPDVEAVTELSGDLIIDVPEPEPVAATGPKVYTYVEQMPQFKDGGWAGLLDFIKRNQQWPAAASVEAEGKVFVKFIIDKTGPIRDAEVLKSPDPTLNAEALRLVQLLDGKFVPGRQNGQAVDVYYTIPVTFQIK is encoded by the coding sequence ATGCTTGCTCTGCCTCTGCTCAACGTGCGCCTGAATGCCTGCTCCGAAGACTGGCAGCAGATGACGCCTACCGCCCAGGGCCGCCACTGCCGCAGCTGCGACCGGGAAGTGGTGGACCTGACCGCCGCCACCCACGCCGACCTGCTGGTGGCCCGCGCCGCTTCCCCCGATGGGCGGGTCTGCGGGCGGCTGCGCCGGGAGCAGCTGGCCCCCGCGCCCCGGCTCGGCGCCCGGCTGCGGCGGTTCGTGGTGGCGCTGGTGCTGGTCTGCGGGCTGGGTTTGACCAGTGGCGAGGCCTGGGCCCAGGTGCGCAAAGCCACTACCGCCCACAAGCCGGCGGCCCGCAAGCCCGTGACCCGCAAACCGCCCCCGGATGTAGAAGCCGTCACGGAGCTTAGCGGAGACCTGATAATCGACGTTCCAGAGCCAGAGCCGGTGGCTGCTACAGGTCCGAAAGTATACACCTATGTAGAGCAGATGCCCCAGTTCAAGGACGGCGGGTGGGCAGGCCTCCTCGATTTTATAAAGCGTAACCAGCAATGGCCCGCTGCCGCCAGTGTTGAGGCAGAGGGGAAGGTATTCGTCAAATTTATCATTGATAAGACCGGCCCAATCCGGGATGCCGAGGTGCTCAAAAGTCCTGACCCAACTCTGAATGCCGAGGCGTTGCGTTTAGTGCAACTGTTAGATGGCAAATTTGTGCCTGGTCGCCAAAATGGGCAGGCCGTGGACGTGTACTATACGATTCCGGTTACCTTCCAGATAAAGTAA
- a CDS encoding energy transducer TonB has protein sequence MLSLPILNVRLSTCHEDWQQMTPTAQGRHCQSCQRTVVDFTHATQADLDAARAASPDGRLCGRFRREQLAPVQPLVQLRPKLRRFLVALVLVCGLGLTSGEAWAQVRKAELNTRFEPTTQLQLKTPEELSPLAPTTAEAPERMLLGEYVEVMPTFKGGMKGLQAYMRQNLHYPDSTTASGKVFVSFLVTKTGAIADAKVLKGIGPLLDAEALRVVRQMPAWEPARQNEKAVDMRYTLPITFSREPADAAHTPKGRRRAAGR, from the coding sequence ATGCTCAGCCTGCCCATCCTCAACGTCCGCCTGAGCACCTGCCATGAAGACTGGCAGCAGATGACGCCCACCGCCCAGGGCCGCCACTGCCAGAGCTGCCAGCGCACGGTGGTCGACTTCACCCACGCCACCCAGGCCGACCTGGATGCCGCCCGCGCCGCCTCGCCCGACGGCCGCCTGTGCGGCCGGTTTCGCCGGGAGCAGCTGGCCCCGGTGCAGCCTCTGGTACAGCTGCGCCCCAAGCTGCGGCGGTTTCTGGTGGCGCTGGTGCTGGTGTGCGGCCTAGGGCTGACCAGCGGCGAGGCCTGGGCCCAGGTGCGCAAAGCCGAGCTGAACACCCGGTTTGAGCCCACCACCCAGCTGCAGCTCAAGACGCCCGAGGAGCTGAGCCCTCTGGCTCCGACAACGGCCGAGGCCCCCGAGCGGATGCTCTTGGGCGAATATGTGGAGGTGATGCCCACATTCAAGGGCGGCATGAAGGGTCTGCAAGCTTACATGCGGCAAAACCTGCATTACCCCGACAGCACCACGGCTTCGGGCAAGGTGTTCGTGAGCTTCCTGGTCACCAAAACCGGGGCTATTGCTGATGCCAAGGTCTTGAAAGGTATTGGCCCGCTGCTTGATGCCGAAGCCCTGCGCGTGGTGCGGCAGATGCCGGCCTGGGAGCCGGCCCGTCAGAATGAGAAGGCCGTGGATATGCGCTACACCCTGCCCATTACCTTCAGCCGGGAGCCCGCCGACGCGGCCCATACGCCCAAGGGCCGGCGCCGGGCCGCGGGCCGGTAG
- a CDS encoding transglutaminase-like domain-containing protein, whose product MSFSSSLPKAFSLLLLAGTLLSWNGKSPVSTVPVRARTFAFEYTATVKDLPAQAKETDLWIPVPHSDKSQDIKNLVITAPYPYELLDAAHGNKVLHLRVLSPEPTSFSVSMKFEATRREHKNPVLVPEAGGKKEKEAADPDMQRWLQADQLVPLDDKIRLWAQEVVAKAKAKTDLEKAQAIYNHVVSTVKYDKTGQGWGRGDIYYACDARRGNCTDFHAVFIGYCRAVGIPARFSIGFPLPTERGEGEVKGYHCWAEFYTKATGWVPVDASEAAKDPSRRNYFFGAHDENRVEFTRGRDLTLAPRQQGLALNYFIYPYAEVDGKPFTSIDKQFRYHDVTQTGK is encoded by the coding sequence GTGTCCTTCTCCTCTTCGCTGCCCAAAGCCTTTTCATTGCTGCTGCTGGCCGGCACCCTGCTGTCCTGGAACGGCAAGTCGCCGGTGAGTACGGTGCCGGTGCGGGCCCGCACGTTTGCCTTCGAATACACTGCTACGGTTAAGGATTTGCCGGCTCAGGCCAAGGAAACCGACCTCTGGATTCCGGTACCGCACTCCGATAAGTCCCAGGACATCAAGAATCTGGTCATCACCGCTCCCTACCCCTACGAGCTGCTCGACGCGGCCCACGGCAACAAGGTGCTCCACCTGCGCGTGCTCAGCCCCGAGCCCACCAGCTTTTCGGTCAGCATGAAGTTTGAGGCCACCCGGCGCGAGCACAAAAACCCGGTGCTGGTGCCCGAGGCCGGCGGCAAAAAGGAGAAAGAAGCTGCCGACCCCGACATGCAGCGCTGGCTGCAGGCCGACCAACTCGTGCCCCTCGACGACAAAATCCGGCTCTGGGCCCAGGAAGTGGTGGCCAAGGCCAAGGCTAAAACCGACCTCGAAAAAGCGCAGGCCATCTATAACCACGTGGTCAGCACCGTCAAGTACGACAAAACCGGCCAGGGCTGGGGCCGCGGCGACATCTACTACGCCTGCGACGCCCGCCGCGGCAACTGCACCGACTTCCACGCCGTGTTCATCGGCTACTGCCGGGCCGTGGGCATTCCGGCTCGCTTCAGCATCGGCTTCCCGCTGCCCACCGAGCGGGGTGAGGGCGAGGTGAAAGGCTACCACTGCTGGGCCGAGTTCTATACCAAAGCCACCGGCTGGGTGCCCGTCGACGCTTCCGAGGCGGCCAAGGACCCGTCGCGCCGCAACTACTTCTTCGGGGCCCACGACGAAAACCGCGTCGAGTTTACCCGGGGCCGGGACCTGACCCTGGCCCCGCGTCAGCAGGGTCTGGCCCTCAACTACTTCATCTACCCCTACGCCGAAGTCGACGGCAAGCCCTTCACTTCCATCGACAAGCAGTTCCGCTACCACGATGTGACCCAAACGGGCAAGTAA
- a CDS encoding WG repeat-containing protein encodes MSGFSRVYFFPKSVALLLLALLLTATSPAQTSSARLIPFRQGTKWGYVDQHRRLVLPLLYDEAGPFVRELAWVRIGPLYGYIDGGGNPVTPVQFTKASTFVRNRATVELNGETFQIDGSGKRLTTPPEPEPETEFLTQGDLLRQNGKVGFRFTVGQAVVPSIYDEIVENYNGLLFVRQGAKWGVLNNKGKLILPLEYDAIRAVEANNFVLPVVEQQGKLGYLAEDGTLLVAPKYAAAEPFVADVARVTTPDGRTGYIDTRGREYFD; translated from the coding sequence AATCGGTGGCTCTGCTCCTGCTGGCCCTGCTGCTGACGGCCACCAGCCCGGCCCAGACCTCCTCGGCCCGGCTGATTCCCTTCCGCCAGGGCACCAAGTGGGGCTACGTCGACCAGCACCGCCGCCTGGTGCTGCCCCTGCTCTACGACGAGGCCGGGCCCTTCGTGCGGGAGCTGGCCTGGGTGCGCATCGGCCCCCTGTACGGCTACATCGACGGGGGCGGCAACCCCGTCACGCCGGTGCAGTTTACCAAGGCCAGCACTTTTGTGCGGAACCGGGCCACGGTGGAACTCAACGGCGAGACCTTCCAGATCGACGGCTCGGGTAAGCGCCTGACTACGCCGCCCGAGCCCGAGCCCGAAACCGAATTTCTGACCCAGGGCGACCTGCTGCGGCAAAACGGCAAGGTTGGCTTCCGCTTCACGGTGGGCCAGGCCGTGGTGCCGAGCATCTACGACGAGATTGTGGAGAACTACAACGGCCTGCTCTTCGTGCGCCAGGGCGCCAAATGGGGCGTGCTCAACAACAAGGGCAAGCTGATCCTGCCCCTGGAGTACGACGCCATCCGGGCCGTGGAGGCCAACAACTTCGTGCTGCCCGTGGTGGAGCAGCAGGGCAAGCTGGGCTACCTGGCCGAGGACGGCACCCTGCTGGTGGCTCCCAAGTACGCCGCCGCCGAGCCCTTCGTGGCCGACGTGGCCCGCGTCACCACCCCCGACGGCCGCACGGGCTACATCGACACCCGCGGCCGGGAGTATTTCGACTAG
- a CDS encoding hydroxymethylglutaryl-CoA reductase, with the protein MIFTPSPMLLKLLYTRGSLHNTPEGVAFSIKNRLDTVRITRIDSVLIDGQRLGVEQIALDFGNGDVRPATVFNADSAGYELPVGQAATFHLVTEQLKEGIHTVAVQFSADPFGDLNVEVEDAIVNLPTGRTRIPRQDQDDYSEAAIQARQRFAEEFSGQEFKHLKHYSFDAHDLQGNCEHFTGVAQIPVGLAGPLTVNGEHAQGEFLIPMATTEGTLVASYNRGIQVLNLCGGVKCTVIGDAMQRAPVFVFDDARGARDFGKWVEQEIERIRPEAESTSRVAKLQYIDTYLSNKFAYLRFNYSTGDAAGQNMVGRATFAACSWILENYKGAPIRHFYLESNFATDKKASQINVMRTRGKRVVAEAVVQRDVLQQRMRVTPEQLAYHGQVSNVGAFLSGANNNGAHSANGITALFIATGQDVANVSESSAGILYSEVTKDGDLYLSITIPSLIVATHGGGTGLATQNECLRMLGCVGRGTVNKFAEIVAGVVLAGELSLGSAISSSDWVSSHEQYGRNR; encoded by the coding sequence ATGATCTTTACGCCCAGCCCCATGCTCCTGAAGCTGCTCTACACCCGCGGCAGCCTGCACAACACGCCCGAGGGCGTGGCCTTCAGCATCAAGAACCGCCTCGACACGGTGCGCATCACCCGCATCGACTCGGTGCTGATTGATGGGCAGCGCCTAGGCGTGGAGCAGATTGCCCTGGATTTCGGCAACGGCGACGTGCGGCCGGCCACCGTCTTCAACGCCGACAGTGCGGGCTACGAGCTGCCCGTGGGCCAGGCCGCTACCTTTCACCTGGTCACCGAGCAGCTCAAGGAAGGCATTCACACCGTGGCCGTGCAGTTCTCGGCCGACCCGTTTGGCGACCTGAACGTGGAGGTGGAAGATGCCATTGTGAACCTGCCCACGGGCCGCACCCGCATTCCGCGCCAGGACCAGGACGACTACTCCGAGGCCGCCATTCAGGCCCGGCAGCGCTTCGCCGAGGAGTTTTCGGGCCAGGAGTTCAAGCACCTGAAGCACTATTCCTTCGATGCCCATGACCTGCAGGGCAACTGCGAGCATTTCACCGGCGTGGCCCAGATTCCGGTGGGCCTGGCCGGGCCGCTGACCGTCAACGGGGAGCACGCCCAGGGCGAGTTCCTGATTCCGATGGCCACCACCGAAGGCACGTTGGTAGCCAGCTACAACCGCGGCATTCAGGTGCTCAACCTCTGCGGGGGCGTCAAGTGCACCGTCATCGGCGACGCCATGCAGCGGGCCCCGGTGTTCGTGTTCGACGACGCCCGCGGGGCCCGGGACTTCGGCAAGTGGGTGGAGCAGGAAATCGAGCGGATCCGGCCCGAGGCCGAAAGCACCTCCCGCGTGGCCAAGCTCCAGTACATCGACACCTATTTGAGCAACAAGTTTGCCTACCTGCGCTTCAACTACAGCACCGGCGACGCGGCGGGCCAGAACATGGTGGGCCGGGCCACGTTTGCCGCCTGCTCCTGGATTCTGGAAAACTACAAGGGTGCCCCCATCCGCCATTTCTACCTCGAATCGAACTTCGCCACCGACAAGAAAGCCAGCCAGATCAACGTGATGCGCACCCGCGGCAAGCGCGTGGTGGCCGAGGCCGTGGTGCAGCGCGACGTGCTCCAGCAGCGCATGCGCGTGACGCCCGAGCAGCTGGCCTACCACGGGCAGGTGAGCAACGTGGGAGCCTTTCTCTCGGGGGCCAACAACAACGGCGCCCACTCGGCCAACGGCATTACGGCCCTCTTCATTGCCACCGGCCAGGACGTGGCCAACGTGTCGGAATCGTCGGCGGGCATCCTCTACTCGGAAGTCACCAAGGACGGCGACCTGTACCTGAGCATCACCATTCCGTCCCTGATTGTGGCTACCCACGGCGGCGGCACCGGCCTGGCCACCCAGAACGAGTGCCTGCGCATGCTGGGCTGCGTGGGCCGGGGCACGGTGAATAAGTTTGCCGAAATCGTGGCCGGCGTGGTGCTGGCCGGGGAGCTGAGCCTGGGCTCGGCCATTTCCTCCTCCGACTGGGTCAGCTCGCACGAGCAGTACGGCCGCAACCGGTAG
- a CDS encoding S41 family peptidase yields the protein MNVEPNDAQAPIPVSSPAAAPRNSRAQVRQPLLLAVVLACGILLGANPFRPSDQNPDGTARGYLKFKEILSYVDRDYVDSVDAEALSDYAISRMLERLDPHSVFIPARQQQQASAFLQSDFDGVGVEFNIFRDTVTVVSPLSGGPAEQAGLQPGDRILAVNDEAVSGVHITTEQMFGKLRGPRSSKVQLLVQRRHQAKPLSVLVTRNRIPNSSVDVAYMVDNETGYIKVSRFASGTYDEFKQALGDLRRQGLTRLVLDLRGNPGGYLDRATKLADEFIGGTKKIVYTDGKGDVYDTQTYSRTLGEFEEGPLVVLVDEGSASAAEVVAGALQDHDRALVVGRRTFGKGLVQQPIALNDGSELRLTIARYYTPSGRSIQKSYRGGYEEYEKELAQRQKHGEYFHADSIHFADSLRYRTDKGRTVYGGGGIMPDLFVPRDTSAYSPYYTRLQSHNLVREFALNFYQDHKAELEGLRFEQFNSTFRISDAQLQALAAQAAHDGVPADAAGLKRCSVLLKDQLKALIARSAYGKTAYYQVLRDQDAELQQALRALGDNGTTLLGLLK from the coding sequence ATGAACGTTGAGCCAAACGATGCTCAGGCGCCCATTCCGGTAAGCTCGCCGGCCGCTGCCCCCCGCAACTCGCGGGCCCAGGTGCGGCAGCCGCTGTTGCTGGCCGTGGTGCTGGCCTGTGGTATTTTGCTGGGAGCAAATCCGTTTCGGCCTTCCGACCAAAACCCCGACGGCACGGCCCGGGGCTACCTAAAGTTCAAAGAAATCCTGAGCTACGTGGACCGCGACTACGTGGACTCCGTGGATGCTGAGGCCCTGTCCGACTACGCCATCAGCCGCATGCTGGAGCGCCTCGACCCGCACTCGGTCTTTATTCCGGCCCGGCAGCAGCAGCAGGCTTCGGCCTTTTTGCAAAGCGACTTCGACGGCGTGGGCGTGGAGTTCAACATTTTCCGTGACACCGTAACCGTCGTTTCGCCCTTGAGCGGCGGACCCGCCGAGCAGGCCGGCTTGCAGCCCGGCGACCGAATCCTGGCCGTGAACGACGAGGCCGTATCGGGCGTGCACATCACCACCGAGCAGATGTTTGGCAAGCTGCGCGGCCCCCGCAGCAGCAAGGTGCAGCTGCTGGTGCAGCGCCGCCACCAGGCCAAGCCCCTGAGTGTACTTGTGACCCGCAACCGGATTCCAAACAGCTCGGTGGACGTGGCCTACATGGTCGACAACGAAACCGGCTATATCAAGGTCAGCCGCTTTGCCAGCGGCACCTACGACGAGTTCAAGCAGGCCCTCGGCGACCTGCGCCGCCAGGGCCTGACCCGCCTCGTGCTCGACTTGCGCGGCAACCCCGGCGGCTACCTCGACCGGGCCACCAAGCTGGCCGACGAGTTTATCGGCGGCACCAAGAAAATCGTGTACACCGACGGCAAAGGCGACGTGTACGACACCCAGACCTACTCCCGCACCTTGGGCGAGTTTGAGGAAGGCCCCCTGGTGGTACTCGTGGACGAAGGCAGCGCCTCGGCCGCGGAAGTGGTAGCCGGCGCCCTGCAGGACCACGACCGGGCCCTGGTAGTCGGCCGCCGCACCTTCGGCAAGGGCCTCGTGCAGCAGCCCATTGCCCTCAACGACGGCTCGGAGCTGCGCCTGACCATTGCCCGCTACTACACGCCCTCGGGCCGCTCGATTCAGAAGTCGTACCGCGGTGGTTACGAGGAGTACGAGAAGGAGCTGGCCCAGCGCCAGAAGCACGGCGAGTATTTCCACGCCGACAGCATCCACTTCGCCGACTCGCTGCGCTACCGCACCGATAAGGGCCGCACCGTGTATGGCGGCGGCGGCATTATGCCCGACCTGTTTGTGCCCCGCGACACGTCGGCCTACTCACCATACTACACCCGCCTGCAGAGCCACAACCTGGTGCGGGAGTTTGCCCTGAACTTCTACCAGGACCACAAAGCCGAGCTCGAAGGCCTGCGCTTTGAGCAATTCAACAGCACGTTCCGCATTTCGGATGCCCAGCTGCAGGCCCTGGCCGCCCAGGCTGCCCACGACGGGGTGCCCGCCGATGCCGCCGGCCTGAAGCGCTGCTCGGTGCTGCTCAAAGACCAGCTCAAGGCTCTGATTGCCCGCAGCGCCTACGGCAAAACGGCCTACTACCAGGTACTGCGCGACCAGGACGCGGAGTTGCAGCAGGCCCTGCGCGCCCTCGGCGACAATGGCACCACGCTGCTGGGCCTGCTGAAGTAG